A section of the Raphanus sativus cultivar WK10039 unplaced genomic scaffold, ASM80110v3 Scaffold2133, whole genome shotgun sequence genome encodes:
- the LOC130505261 gene encoding glycine-rich protein A3-like: MGKDKHHEQDKGFFSHHNHPGHGYPPGAYHPPPPGAYPPPPPGAYPPPHGYPQQGYPPQGYPPQGYPPAAYPPPPGAYPPAGYPGPHRPGFGGGVGGLIAGAATAAAAAMGSHHAGHHGGKYKKGFFGGGKYKRGKHSMFGGKHKRGKHGMFGGKRGKHGIFGRRKWK; this comes from the exons atGGGTAAGGACAAGCATCACGAACAAGACAAAGGATTCTTCTCACATCATAATCATCCCGGCCACGGGTATCCACCGGGAGCTTATCATCCTCCGCCGCCGGGAGCTtatcctcctccgccgccgggAGCTTATCCACCACCGCATGGTTACCCTCAGCAAGGGTATCCTCCACAGGGTTACCCTCCGCAGGGCTATCCACCTGCTGCTTATCCACCTCCACCTGGTGCTTATCCTCCCGCCGGTTACCCTGGTCCTCACCGTCCag GTTTCGGAGGAGGAGTCGGGGGTTTGATAGCTGGAGCTGCAACTGCTGCGGCGGCTGCAATGGGAAGTCACCACGCGGGCCATCACGGTGGTAAGTACAAGAAAGGGTTTTTCGGTGGAGGAAAGTACAAGCGAGGGAAGCACAGCATGTTTGGAGGGAAACATAAGCGTGGCAAGCACGGTATGTTTGGAGGCAAACGAGGCAAACATGGCATTTTCGGACGAAGGAAGTGGAAATGA